Part of the Carcharodon carcharias isolate sCarCar2 chromosome 20, sCarCar2.pri, whole genome shotgun sequence genome is shown below.
AACCACAGGTCATCGCCTCAGGCAGAAACGATCCTTCAGTTTATACAATGGGCCTTTTTACCATAACTATGCTAAGGATGACAACACAGGTCACACCTCTGACCAGGGTTCAAAGCTCAGAGATTTCCATAGCAACTCCCACTATTACGTGTTCTTTGAGGAACAAGGAGATGGAGATATTGGGTTTGGTCAAGAGTTGAAGAACCCTCAGGAGGACCATCTTCAAGCTTTTGACAATCATTATGATTACATGGTGTGCGGAGGTAATGAGGAGATTGTATGCAAACCAGAGCCTGATGAATTCAACCCTTGCGAAGACATTATGGGTTATGACTCTTTGAGAATTATCGTGTGGTTTGTTAATTTGTTGGCCATTTTGGGCAATATTTTTGTGCTCCTGATTCTACTGACTAGTCACTACAAGCTCACCGTCCCTCGTTTCCTGATGTGCAATCTGGCTGTGGCAGATTTCTGCATGGGCATTTACTTACTGCTGATTGCCTCAGTGGACCTCTACACCAGAACCGAGTACTACAATTATGCCATAGACTGGCAGACAGGGCCAGGGTGTAATACTGCTGGATTCTTCACCGTCTTTGCCAGCGAGTTCTCGGTCTACACTCTTACCGTGATCACGCTGGAGCGCTGGTACGCCATCAACTTCGCCATGCGGTTAGACAGGAAGATGCGGCTTCGACATGCCGCCATGGTTATGGTGGGAGGCTGGGTGCTCTGCTTCACCTTGGCACTTCTGCCCATTGCAGGAGTAAGCAGCTACATTAAGGTTAGCATCTGCCTGCCCATGGATACAGAGTCCCGGTTGGCTCAGGGCTACATCGTTTTGGTCCTGTTGGCCAACATCTTGGCGTTCATCATAATCTGTGCCTGCTACGTCAAGATCTACGTCAGAGTGAAGAACCCACATTACAAATCCGGCAGCAAGGACACAAAAATTGCCAAAAGGATGGCCGTGCTGATCTTCACCGACTTCACCTGCATGGCCCCCATCTCCTTCTACGCACTGTCTGCCATCTTGAACAAGCCGCTGATAACTGTGACCAACTCCAAGATCTTGCTGGTCCTCTTCTACCCGCTCAATTCCTGTGCCAACCCTTTCCTCTACGTCATCTTCACCAAGGCCTTCCGCCGCGATGTCTTCATCTTGCTGAGCAAGGTGGGCCTCTGCCAGCGCCGGGCCCAGCTCTACCGGGGGCAGACCGTCTCTGCAAAGAACAGCAGCATTTTCTCTGGGAACCGGGGTGGCAGAGGGGCACCGCTGAACCTCACCAACACAAATCACTTCTCTTGCGGCCCCCACCGACACTACAGTAACTGCCGGCAAACAGTGGCAATTGCCAGAGGCTGTAAAGTGAGTGAACTGTAACTGTGgactggaggggtggggtggggggggggcagagaggtaTTTTTAGACTTGAAGGTTAACTAGTGACCAAAAGTGCTGTAGTAGTTAGCAATGAAAAAAAATTAGAGATATTTGTGTTATTACAAAATGGCTCATTTGTCATAATGTGGTGCTCAGTTCAAAGAGACATTGAAATGGTTCCATTAATGTTAGCTATAGGGAAAGGTGAACAGGGAGGCTTAATTTAAATGTGCTTGAGTGATCCCAGTCCAGCTACCACAGCATAACAATGCTTCCGACTGGAATCacgtagcacagaaggaggccattcagctcattggtgcaattttcttttattcattcatgggatgtaggtgtcactggcaaggtcaacatttgctgcccatctctgatcacccttgagaaggtggtggtgagccactgcagtccatgtggtgcaggtacacgcacggtgctgatagggagggagttccaggattttgactcagcgacagtgaaggaacggcgatatatttccaagtcagggtacagagtgacttggaggggaacttgcaggtggttgtttccccatgtgcctgctgcccttgaccttctaggtggtagagatcgtgggcttggaaggtgcagttgaaggaactttggtgagttgctgctgtgaatCTTGTaatgtagatggtgcacactgctgccagtgaggCAGAAGGAACGAATACTTGAGATGGAAGGAATGAATGCttcaggtggtgggtggggtactgatcaagcagactgctttgtcctggattgtgttgagcttcctgagtgttgttccagccgcattcatccagacaagtggagagtattccatcacattagTAATTTTGTTCAGAGAGGCCACTCAACAGCTGGTGTGAGACATGGAAAAAATGTCTCATTAGAGAACAGGACTGAGACGTGTAGCACCAGCAATGAACCTTTGTACAAAGATGCTCACAGGTTTGTTAGGGCAGTCCCCACCAATTACAACATTCATATAAAGTTCTTACCATAGGATCATGGAAGCAAAGAAAttcacaacacagaaggaggataTTCAGCCCATTATATCTGTACTGACTGAAAAAGAGTTATCTAGCTTAATCCCACCTTGCAGTCCTTGGCCTATAGCCCTGTAGTGCACATCTAAGTATTTTAGTGTTTTCTTTAATGTGAAGGAGGGTTTCTGCTTCTTCCACCCTTTCCAGCAGCAAGTTCCagatcccccaccaccctctgggtcaaaATAGCTTcacctcaacacccctccctgcTACCCACCACAccacttcaccccccacccccccacaacgtTCACCAATCCGTCCA
Proteins encoded:
- the tshr gene encoding thyrotropin receptor, which codes for MVLLFLHVFAWTTVPLGLSRAGDAVDRCPSVCECSEWNIFQITCKSIDHIPTFPQNTEKIRFMETQLKTIPTEAFTKLPNISRIYISIDATLQKVDAHAFFNLDKVTHIEIRNTKSLSHIDPDAFKNLPILKYLGIFNTGLNIFPDLTKIHSTDVNFLLEIADNPFISTIPANAFGGLSNESLTLKLYNNGFTKVQAYAFNGTKLDAVYLHKNKLLTSFSEDVFTGALSGPTLLDVSQSSVHSLPSKGLEPLKELMAKNTWTLKKLPPLKTFFHLMRAELTYPSHCCAFKNWKKNKGLLESIMCNQTTGHRLRQKRSFSLYNGPFYHNYAKDDNTGHTSDQGSKLRDFHSNSHYYVFFEEQGDGDIGFGQELKNPQEDHLQAFDNHYDYMVCGGNEEIVCKPEPDEFNPCEDIMGYDSLRIIVWFVNLLAILGNIFVLLILLTSHYKLTVPRFLMCNLAVADFCMGIYLLLIASVDLYTRTEYYNYAIDWQTGPGCNTAGFFTVFASEFSVYTLTVITLERWYAINFAMRLDRKMRLRHAAMVMVGGWVLCFTLALLPIAGVSSYIKVSICLPMDTESRLAQGYIVLVLLANILAFIIICACYVKIYVRVKNPHYKSGSKDTKIAKRMAVLIFTDFTCMAPISFYALSAILNKPLITVTNSKILLVLFYPLNSCANPFLYVIFTKAFRRDVFILLSKVGLCQRRAQLYRGQTVSAKNSSIFSGNRGGRGAPLNLTNTNHFSCGPHRHYSNCRQTVAIARGFRNEVLLERTVSGVKIVTPVPKVKPSYKEKVREETGS